The Triticum aestivum cultivar Chinese Spring chromosome 7B, IWGSC CS RefSeq v2.1, whole genome shotgun sequence genome window below encodes:
- the LOC123160149 gene encoding auxin-responsive protein SAUR36: protein MISSRKLAQLSKKWQGIGAIGRRRFATSDKDIHPSCSSVAGKGHFVVYSSDGRRFEIPLVCLRTTVFEELLRMSQEEFGFTSDGRITLPCDTTMMEYVMCLLRREASQDVERALLSSIVTTCHRPSRVMQPNSGLNQQFSVHSS, encoded by the coding sequence ATGATCAGCTCCAGGAAGCTAGCTCAGCTTTCCAAGAAGTGGCAGGGCATTGGCGCCATCGGGCGGAGAAGGTTCGCAACATCAGACAAGGATATCCACCCATCATGCAGCTCAGTTGCAGGCAAGGGCCACTTCGTTGTCTACTCTTCCGACGGGAGGCGGTTCGAGATCCCCCTGGTGTGCCTCCGCACAACGGTCTTCGAGGAGCTCCTGAGGATGTCTCAGGAGGAGTTTGGGTTCACAAGCGATGGCAGGATCACTCTGCCTTGTGATACAACAATGATGGAGTATGTGATGTGTTTGCTCAGGAGAGAGGCCTCCCAAGATGTTGAGAGGGCACTCCTCAGTTCCATAGTGACGACTTGCCACCGCCCAAGCAGAGTGATGCAACCAAACAGCGGACTTAACCAGCAATTCTCTGTGCACAGCTCCTGA